The following are encoded in a window of Streptomyces sp. 11x1 genomic DNA:
- a CDS encoding MFS transporter — protein sequence MTSPKSSTPLDQGGPPSGPADGIRLGLRANLAQFTLLVAVNALVGGMLGQERTVLPLLADDVFHLSAYTAALTYILAFGATKAITNFFAGTFSDRYGRKPVLIAGWLIALPVPAMLAWGPTWGWIIAANVLLGMNQGLTWSTTVIMKIDLVGPERRGLAMGFNEAAGYVAVAATAMATGAIAEHAGLRPEPFLLGAAYVVLALGLSTLAVRETRDHARAEAAQHPRQSGSDAELTTGQIARLTSLSDKALSAASQAGMVNNLNDALAWGIFPLLFATHGLSIAQIGVLAAVYPAVWGAGQMLTGWWSDHVGRKHLITAGMLLQAAAIALVAAGTTFSVWATAQILLGIGTALVYPTLLAVIGDVAHPAWRARAVGVYRLWRDGGFAIGALLAGILADAYGLTTAIWAVAALTAVSGLVVAMRMYETHPRP from the coding sequence GTGACCTCCCCCAAGTCCTCGACTCCGCTCGACCAGGGCGGACCCCCATCCGGCCCCGCCGACGGCATACGACTCGGACTGCGCGCCAACCTCGCCCAGTTCACCCTGCTCGTCGCGGTCAACGCCCTGGTCGGCGGCATGCTCGGCCAGGAACGCACCGTACTGCCGCTGCTCGCCGACGACGTCTTCCACCTGTCCGCCTACACCGCCGCGCTCACCTACATCCTGGCCTTCGGCGCCACCAAGGCCATCACCAACTTCTTCGCCGGCACCTTCTCCGACCGCTACGGCCGCAAGCCGGTCCTGATCGCCGGCTGGCTGATCGCCCTGCCCGTGCCGGCCATGCTCGCCTGGGGCCCGACCTGGGGCTGGATCATCGCCGCCAACGTCCTGCTCGGCATGAACCAGGGCCTGACCTGGTCCACCACCGTCATCATGAAGATCGACCTGGTCGGCCCGGAACGCCGCGGCCTGGCCATGGGCTTCAACGAGGCAGCCGGATACGTCGCGGTCGCCGCCACCGCCATGGCCACCGGCGCCATCGCCGAACACGCCGGGCTGCGCCCCGAGCCGTTCCTCCTCGGCGCCGCCTATGTCGTCCTGGCCCTGGGCCTGTCCACCCTCGCCGTCCGCGAGACCCGCGACCACGCCCGCGCCGAGGCCGCCCAGCACCCCCGACAATCAGGCTCCGATGCCGAGTTGACCACCGGCCAGATCGCCCGCCTCACCAGCCTGAGCGACAAGGCGCTGTCGGCCGCCAGTCAGGCCGGCATGGTCAACAACCTCAACGACGCCCTCGCCTGGGGCATCTTCCCCCTGCTCTTCGCTACGCACGGCCTGTCCATCGCCCAGATCGGCGTCCTCGCCGCCGTCTACCCCGCCGTATGGGGCGCGGGCCAGATGCTCACCGGCTGGTGGTCCGACCACGTCGGCCGCAAACACCTCATCACCGCGGGCATGCTGCTCCAGGCCGCCGCCATCGCCCTCGTCGCCGCCGGAACAACCTTCTCCGTCTGGGCCACCGCCCAGATCCTGCTCGGCATCGGCACCGCGCTGGTCTACCCGACCCTCCTCGCCGTCATCGGCGACGTCGCCCACCCCGCCTGGCGCGCCCGCGCAGTCGGCGTCTACCGCCTATGGCGCGACGGCGGCTTCGCCATCGGCGCCCTCCTCGCCGGAATCCTCGCCGACGCCTACGGCCTCACCACCGCCATCTGGGCCGTCGCCGCCCTGACCGCCGTCTCCGGCCTCGTCGTCGCGATGCGCATGTACGAGACCCATCCGCGCCCCTGA
- a CDS encoding MFS transporter, translating to MTSTDSAANEISPRSQAQRRVLTVLFTAQVLSGAGLAAGITVGALLAQDMLGSTGLAGLPSALFTAGSALAAVAVGRMSQARGRRSGLAAGYLVGAIGGAGVVAAAVADNAVLLFLALFVYGAGSATNLQARYAGADLAAPDRRGRAVSTVLVATTLGGVVGPNLTSLTGDLAHALGIPRLAGPFLLATVAYVAAALVLAIWLRPDPLILARTLDTEQSLGNGTTSTEETASAQGRSAGVVLGALIMVLTQLVMVAIMTMTPVHMHDHGHTTTASGLVIAVHVAAMFLPSPLTGRLADRYGRIKVAVASGITLLAAGILAATAPTDSVAPLAVALALLGLGWNLGLVAGTAIITDTVPLATRAKTQGMVDVSIAIAGATGGLASGLVVAASGYPVLALTGGILALAVLPAIAATASRR from the coding sequence TTGACGAGCACCGACTCCGCCGCGAACGAGATATCCCCGCGCTCCCAGGCGCAGCGACGCGTCCTGACCGTCCTGTTCACCGCCCAGGTCCTCAGTGGCGCCGGCCTCGCCGCCGGCATCACCGTCGGCGCGCTGCTGGCCCAGGACATGCTCGGCTCCACCGGCCTGGCCGGCCTGCCCAGTGCCTTGTTCACCGCGGGTTCCGCCCTCGCCGCCGTCGCCGTCGGCCGCATGTCCCAGGCCCGGGGCCGCCGCTCCGGCCTCGCCGCCGGATACCTCGTCGGAGCGATCGGCGGTGCTGGTGTCGTCGCCGCAGCCGTCGCTGACAACGCCGTCCTGCTCTTCCTCGCGCTGTTCGTCTACGGCGCCGGCAGCGCCACCAACCTCCAAGCGCGCTATGCAGGCGCCGATCTCGCCGCCCCCGACCGCCGAGGACGCGCGGTCTCCACCGTCCTGGTCGCCACGACCCTGGGCGGCGTCGTCGGCCCCAACCTCACCTCACTCACCGGCGACCTCGCCCACGCCCTCGGCATCCCCCGCCTGGCCGGGCCGTTCCTCCTGGCCACCGTCGCCTACGTGGCCGCCGCCCTCGTCCTGGCGATCTGGCTGCGCCCCGACCCCCTGATCCTCGCCCGGACCCTCGACACCGAGCAGTCCCTCGGCAACGGCACCACCAGTACGGAGGAGACGGCTTCGGCCCAGGGCCGCAGCGCCGGTGTCGTCCTGGGCGCGCTGATCATGGTCCTCACTCAGCTCGTCATGGTCGCGATCATGACGATGACGCCCGTCCACATGCACGACCACGGCCACACCACCACTGCCTCGGGCCTCGTCATCGCCGTCCACGTGGCCGCGATGTTCCTGCCCTCGCCCCTGACCGGACGGCTGGCCGACCGCTACGGCCGCATCAAGGTCGCCGTCGCCTCCGGCATCACCCTTCTGGCCGCGGGTATCCTCGCCGCCACCGCACCCACCGACTCCGTCGCCCCGCTCGCCGTTGCCCTCGCCCTGCTCGGCCTGGGCTGGAACCTCGGCCTCGTGGCCGGCACCGCGATCATCACCGACACCGTGCCCCTGGCCACCCGCGCCAAGACCCAGGGCATGGTCGACGTCTCCATCGCCATCGCAGGCGCCACCGGCGGCCTGGCCTCCGGGCTCGTCGTGGCCGCCTCCGGCTACCCCGTCCTCGCCCTCACCGGCGGAATCCTCGCCCTCGCCGTCCTGCCCGCCATCGCCGCCACCGCGAGCCGCCGATGA
- a CDS encoding MBL fold metallo-hydrolase: protein MGFADDHLIPLVDEELGNSAYLVDLGDRRALAVDASRDLRALRTAAARHGLSVAYAADTHLHADFLTGALQLAADDGATVLASAAGHRAFPHTALTDGDETDLGGLTLRALATPGHTDEHLSFLLLDGTHELGVFTGGSLIVGSAARTDLLGADRADELARAQYHSLRRLTQLPDTTAVWPTHGAGSFCSAPPGAERTTTIGAQKHANALLAAPDEDTFVQQLVGSLGSYPAYFDRLGEINRRGPAVLGTSPTLAALSAAETRQVLGQGAQIIDVRPVTDFAHGHIPGAISIPLRDQFAPWLGWLLPEDAPLVFVTAPGQDLAELTWQALKIGYERLAGHLEWAAWQADDGEQQTIDLLTADHIAGRPVLDIRQRAEHIAGHIPGAVGIELGELTARTDEAPTGAVVACGHGERAMTAASLLARAGHDDLAVLDGGPGDWAKATGRPLEEGA from the coding sequence ATGGGCTTCGCCGACGATCACCTGATACCGCTGGTCGACGAAGAGCTGGGCAACAGCGCCTATCTCGTCGACCTCGGCGACCGACGCGCCCTGGCGGTGGACGCGAGCCGTGATCTGCGCGCCCTGCGCACCGCCGCCGCACGGCACGGGCTGAGCGTCGCCTACGCCGCCGACACCCACCTGCACGCCGACTTCCTCACCGGCGCCCTCCAGCTCGCCGCCGACGACGGCGCGACCGTCCTGGCCTCCGCCGCCGGACACCGCGCCTTCCCCCACACCGCGCTCACCGACGGCGACGAGACAGACCTGGGCGGCCTGACACTGCGGGCCCTGGCCACCCCCGGCCACACCGACGAGCACCTGTCCTTCCTCCTCCTGGACGGCACCCATGAGCTGGGCGTCTTCACCGGCGGCTCCCTCATCGTCGGCTCCGCCGCCCGCACCGACCTGCTCGGCGCCGACCGCGCGGACGAACTCGCCCGAGCCCAGTACCACTCTCTGCGGCGCCTGACCCAGCTGCCGGACACGACCGCTGTGTGGCCCACGCACGGCGCCGGCTCCTTCTGCTCCGCTCCGCCCGGCGCCGAACGCACCACCACCATCGGCGCCCAGAAGCATGCCAACGCCCTGCTCGCCGCGCCGGACGAGGACACCTTCGTACAGCAGCTGGTCGGCAGCCTCGGCTCCTACCCCGCCTACTTCGACCGCCTGGGCGAGATCAACCGGCGCGGCCCCGCGGTCCTCGGCACGTCCCCCACGCTCGCCGCGCTCTCAGCGGCCGAGACACGCCAGGTGCTGGGCCAGGGCGCCCAGATCATCGACGTACGGCCCGTCACGGACTTCGCCCACGGCCACATCCCCGGCGCGATCTCCATCCCGCTGCGCGACCAGTTCGCCCCCTGGCTGGGCTGGCTGCTGCCCGAGGACGCCCCGCTCGTCTTCGTCACCGCACCGGGCCAGGACCTGGCCGAACTCACCTGGCAGGCCCTGAAGATCGGATACGAGCGGCTGGCCGGACACCTGGAGTGGGCCGCCTGGCAGGCGGACGACGGAGAGCAGCAGACCATCGACCTGCTCACCGCCGACCACATCGCAGGCCGTCCGGTCCTGGACATCCGGCAGCGGGCCGAGCACATCGCCGGACACATCCCCGGCGCTGTCGGCATCGAACTCGGTGAACTGACCGCCCGTACCGACGAAGCACCGACCGGCGCCGTGGTCGCCTGCGGGCACGGCGAGCGCGCCATGACCGCCGCCAGCCTCCTCGCGCGTGCCGGACACGACGACCTCGCCGTCCTGGACGGCGGACCGGGCGACTGGGCCAAGGCCACCGGCCGCCCCCTGGAGGAAGGTGCGTGA
- a CDS encoding alpha/beta fold hydrolase: MKGDKYRFGEFELDLSRRQLRRAGEPVHVEPRALDLLCHLVLHRDRVVPKSELLDEVWGDRFVSEAALTTALRTARLAVGDTGSRQQLIRTVHRRGCQFVAPVTAVGDATSARTDQGTETVGTTADGPSGADRQTIRFCRAGDGTRIAYAAVGSGPPLLKAANWMSHLDLEWTTPVWSHWLRGLARNHRLIRYDERGCGLSDWVVPRFTFEDWVDDLETVVEAVGLDRFPLLGVSQGGAVAVAYAVRHPERVSRLILAGAYARGRQVRARSETEGAEAALDLDVARVGWIHQDPRFLRVFASQFLPDGTPEDWDEFSAFQRRTTSPSNGVRFLEEFARIDVSDIAHRVACPTLILHSRDDERVPVSQANELAALIPDSRLVLLKSRSHLLTEYEPAWDEFLSHVGAFLTE, translated from the coding sequence GTGAAGGGGGACAAGTATCGCTTCGGAGAGTTCGAGCTGGACCTCTCCCGGCGGCAGCTCCGTCGGGCCGGCGAGCCGGTCCACGTCGAGCCTCGGGCCCTGGACCTGCTGTGCCACTTGGTCCTGCACCGGGACCGGGTGGTTCCGAAGAGCGAGTTGCTCGACGAGGTGTGGGGTGACCGCTTCGTCAGCGAGGCCGCCCTCACCACGGCGCTGCGGACCGCGCGTCTGGCCGTGGGCGACACCGGCAGCCGTCAGCAGCTGATCCGTACCGTGCACCGGCGGGGCTGTCAGTTCGTGGCGCCGGTGACAGCCGTCGGTGACGCCACGTCCGCGCGTACCGACCAGGGAACCGAAACAGTCGGGACGACAGCCGACGGGCCGAGCGGTGCCGACCGTCAGACCATCCGGTTCTGCAGGGCCGGTGACGGCACGCGCATCGCCTATGCCGCCGTCGGCTCGGGACCGCCCCTGCTCAAGGCGGCCAACTGGATGTCCCATCTCGACCTGGAGTGGACGACTCCGGTGTGGTCGCACTGGCTGCGCGGGCTCGCCCGCAACCACCGGCTGATCCGCTACGACGAGCGCGGGTGCGGCCTCTCCGACTGGGTGGTGCCGCGCTTCACGTTCGAGGACTGGGTCGACGATCTGGAGACCGTGGTCGAGGCCGTGGGGCTCGACAGGTTCCCTCTGCTCGGGGTGTCGCAGGGCGGTGCGGTGGCGGTGGCCTATGCCGTGCGCCATCCGGAGCGGGTCAGCCGGCTGATCCTCGCCGGGGCCTACGCCCGGGGGCGGCAGGTCCGGGCCCGAAGCGAGACCGAAGGTGCCGAGGCGGCCCTCGACCTGGATGTGGCCCGGGTGGGATGGATCCATCAGGACCCCAGATTCCTGCGGGTCTTCGCCTCCCAGTTCCTGCCCGATGGCACACCGGAGGACTGGGACGAGTTCAGCGCTTTTCAGCGGCGGACGACCTCGCCGTCCAACGGGGTGCGTTTCCTTGAGGAGTTCGCCCGGATCGACGTGTCCGACATCGCCCACAGGGTGGCCTGTCCGACGCTGATCCTCCATTCCCGCGACGACGAGCGGGTGCCGGTCTCCCAGGCCAATGAACTGGCCGCGCTCATTCCCGACAGCCGGCTGGTCCTGCTCAAGAGCCGCAGTCACCTGCTCACCGAGTACGAACCGGCCTGGGACGAGTTCCTGTCGCACGTCGGCGCCTTCCTGACCGAGTGA
- a CDS encoding alpha/beta fold hydrolase has protein sequence MDGAVYRFGQYALDADRRRLSHDGQRVDVEPRALDLLCHLVEHRGRVVSEDELRDMMGRGHAVSEAALAALLRTARLAIGDSDTRQQLIRTMRPHGYRFVAHTTVASTAPAAPPPAPGGGAAADREVIRFCRSADGTRIAYALTGEGPPLVKTANWLTHLDLDRTSPMWAHWFDGLTRGRQLVRYDERGCGLSSWDMGSFTLDDLVADLDAVADAVGLDRFPLLGVSQGGAVAVAYAALRPERVSHLILTSAYARGQLIRAGSHAERDAAEVDLDIARAGWRSQDSSSSFLRYFASQFLADATPAEWDAFAAYQRQTTSPANGLRFLEEFTRIDVSGVAHEVTCPTLIIHSRDDARVPVAQALELATLIPDSRLVLLEGRNHLFTGDDPAWPTFLTHLYNFLSE, from the coding sequence GTGGACGGCGCGGTGTATCGGTTCGGGCAGTACGCGTTGGACGCGGACCGCCGCCGACTCAGTCATGACGGACAGCGGGTCGACGTCGAGCCCCGGGCACTGGACCTTCTGTGCCACCTGGTCGAGCACCGTGGTCGCGTCGTGTCCGAAGACGAGCTGCGCGACATGATGGGGCGCGGCCACGCGGTCAGCGAGGCCGCACTCGCCGCCTTGCTGCGCACGGCCCGTCTCGCGATCGGTGACAGTGACACACGACAGCAGCTGATTCGCACCATGCGTCCGCACGGCTATCGGTTCGTGGCGCACACCACGGTGGCTTCCACCGCTCCGGCCGCCCCGCCCCCGGCCCCCGGGGGCGGGGCGGCCGCGGACCGCGAGGTCATCCGTTTCTGCCGGTCCGCCGACGGCACCCGCATCGCCTACGCGCTCACCGGCGAGGGGCCGCCCTTGGTGAAGACCGCCAACTGGCTGACCCACCTCGACCTCGACCGGACCTCCCCGATGTGGGCCCACTGGTTCGACGGTCTCACCCGCGGCCGGCAGCTCGTCCGCTACGACGAGCGGGGCTGCGGCCTCTCCTCATGGGACATGGGCAGCTTCACGCTCGACGACCTGGTCGCCGACCTCGATGCCGTGGCCGATGCCGTCGGCCTCGACCGCTTCCCTCTGCTCGGGGTGTCACAGGGCGGTGCGGTGGCGGTCGCCTACGCCGCGCTTCGCCCCGAGCGGGTCAGTCACCTGATCCTCACCTCGGCCTATGCCCGGGGGCAGTTGATCCGTGCGGGCAGTCACGCCGAGCGCGATGCCGCCGAGGTCGACCTCGACATCGCCCGCGCCGGATGGCGTTCGCAGGACAGCAGCAGCAGCTTCCTGCGCTACTTCGCTTCCCAGTTCCTCGCCGACGCCACTCCCGCGGAGTGGGACGCGTTCGCCGCGTACCAGCGTCAGACGACCTCGCCCGCCAACGGCCTGCGCTTCCTGGAGGAGTTCACCCGCATCGACGTCTCGGGCGTCGCTCACGAGGTGACCTGCCCCACGCTGATCATCCACTCCCGCGACGACGCGCGTGTCCCTGTCGCGCAGGCCCTGGAACTGGCCACGCTCATCCCCGACAGTCGGCTGGTTCTGCTCGAAGGCCGCAACCACCTGTTCACAGGCGACGACCCGGCCTGGCCCACCTTCCTCACCCACCTCTACAACTTCCTCTCCGAGTAG
- a CDS encoding MarR family transcriptional regulator, producing the protein MVQREAPAGGMDDVDVVTRAVLTASRLLVVSARSLAEVEERATLPQFRMLVVLSTHGATKLVTLADLLQVAPSTAMRMVDRLIAAGLADRQTNPSNRRETVLQLTDEGRRTVEDVTGRRRTEIAGIAERLTPDQRSALVDALTAFNEAGDEPLAPAADDTEPYPLGWVDPVLPRGA; encoded by the coding sequence ATGGTGCAACGTGAGGCCCCGGCCGGGGGCATGGACGATGTCGACGTGGTGACCCGTGCGGTGCTCACGGCGTCGAGACTCTTGGTCGTCTCCGCCCGGTCGCTCGCCGAGGTGGAGGAGAGGGCGACGCTGCCCCAGTTCCGCATGCTCGTGGTGCTGTCCACGCACGGGGCCACCAAGCTGGTCACCCTCGCCGACCTTCTTCAGGTCGCGCCGTCCACGGCCATGCGCATGGTCGACCGGCTCATCGCGGCCGGGCTCGCCGACCGGCAGACCAATCCCAGCAACCGCCGTGAGACCGTGCTCCAGCTCACGGACGAGGGACGGCGCACCGTCGAGGACGTCACCGGTCGCCGTAGGACGGAGATCGCCGGGATCGCAGAGCGCCTGACGCCGGACCAGCGGTCGGCCCTCGTGGACGCGCTCACCGCCTTCAACGAGGCGGGCGACGAACCGCTCGCCCCGGCGGCGGACGACACCGAGCCGTACCCTCTGGGCTGGGTCGACCCGGTACTGCCCAGGGGCGCCTGA
- a CDS encoding DM13 domain-containing protein, whose product MGRVRAVLVRPWMAGVLVVAVAAVGFGAYWFQPWKLWQDQTVTEALPGAVEPSAVSSLGSEAKRPEATSPTDSPTPSASASARPETLASGELISHEHTTSGVVKLVLLADGSHVVRLENLDTSNGPDLRVWLTDAPVKEGRAGWHVFDDGEYVSLGKLKGNKGSQNYPLPEGVDPARFGSVSIWCDRFDVSFGAAELAPV is encoded by the coding sequence ATGGGGCGGGTACGGGCCGTACTGGTCAGGCCGTGGATGGCCGGAGTCCTGGTGGTCGCTGTCGCGGCCGTCGGTTTCGGGGCGTACTGGTTCCAGCCGTGGAAACTGTGGCAGGACCAGACGGTGACGGAGGCGCTGCCCGGGGCCGTGGAGCCCTCCGCGGTGTCCTCTCTGGGGTCTGAGGCGAAGCGACCTGAAGCGACCTCGCCGACCGATTCCCCGACGCCCTCGGCGTCGGCGTCCGCCAGGCCGGAGACGTTGGCCAGTGGCGAGCTGATCAGCCACGAGCACACCACTTCCGGCGTGGTGAAGCTCGTACTGCTGGCCGACGGCTCGCACGTCGTGCGGCTGGAGAACCTCGACACCAGCAACGGGCCCGACCTTCGTGTCTGGCTCACGGACGCGCCGGTGAAGGAGGGACGTGCGGGCTGGCATGTCTTCGATGACGGGGAGTACGTCAGCCTCGGCAAGCTGAAGGGCAACAAGGGCAGTCAGAACTACCCGCTGCCCGAGGGCGTCGACCCGGCCCGGTTCGGCAGTGTCAGCATCTGGTGCGACCGGTTCGACGTCTCCTTCGGTGCAGCCGAGCTCGCCCCGGTGTGA
- a CDS encoding beta-propeller fold lactonase family protein: MSRHTRRRSSLQVRLTVAGAGVLATVAAVATVTVASAGETGRRYTGSPAAGADHAVFVQGNELSGNTIHAFKRGDDGKLTAAGRYATGGKGGDQVDAPTDSLASQGSLVYDDASGLLLAVNAGSGTVTSFRVQGQKLTDRRVVDSGGDFPASVAVYGSVAYVMNAGGEGSVQGFRITAKGLKPLRGSQRSLGLDNDTVPLFSSSPGQVAFTPGGRELVVTTKSANTIEVFPMRRDGRPAERAVVNRSAGEVPFAITFDRSGRMLVAEAAKSTVSAYKVRSDGRLELVQKPLPNGQDTLCWLERAGDFFYGGNTGNSTVTGYRTGPDGRLALTNDVGIATPPSAKSQGVIDLAVTEDERFLYVQNAVSGTVDGFRVGRNGSLTKVTTATGLPAFAESGMEGIAAV; the protein is encoded by the coding sequence ATGAGCAGGCACACCAGGCGCAGGTCCTCGTTACAGGTTCGACTGACGGTCGCCGGGGCCGGTGTCCTCGCGACCGTCGCGGCGGTGGCCACGGTGACCGTCGCGTCGGCGGGGGAGACCGGGCGCCGGTACACGGGTTCACCGGCGGCCGGTGCCGACCACGCGGTGTTCGTGCAGGGCAACGAACTCAGCGGCAACACCATTCACGCCTTCAAGCGCGGCGACGACGGCAAGCTGACCGCGGCCGGCCGTTACGCCACTGGGGGCAAGGGCGGCGACCAGGTCGACGCGCCCACCGACTCGCTCGCCTCCCAGGGCTCGCTCGTCTACGACGACGCCTCCGGCCTGCTGCTGGCGGTCAACGCGGGCAGCGGCACGGTGACCTCGTTCCGCGTTCAGGGGCAGAAGCTGACGGATCGTCGCGTGGTGGACTCGGGCGGCGACTTCCCGGCCTCCGTCGCGGTGTACGGATCGGTGGCCTATGTCATGAACGCCGGCGGGGAGGGCAGTGTCCAGGGCTTCCGGATCACCGCCAAGGGGCTCAAGCCGCTGCGTGGCTCGCAGCGCTCCCTGGGGCTGGACAACGACACGGTGCCGCTGTTCAGCAGCTCGCCCGGGCAGGTCGCGTTCACCCCCGGCGGCCGTGAACTCGTCGTCACCACCAAGTCCGCGAACACCATCGAGGTCTTCCCGATGCGGCGCGACGGACGCCCGGCCGAGCGGGCTGTCGTCAACCGGTCAGCCGGGGAGGTGCCGTTCGCGATCACCTTCGACAGGTCCGGGCGGATGCTGGTGGCCGAGGCCGCGAAGTCGACGGTCAGTGCGTACAAGGTGCGCTCCGACGGACGCCTCGAGCTGGTGCAGAAGCCGCTGCCGAACGGCCAGGACACGCTGTGCTGGCTGGAGCGTGCGGGCGACTTCTTCTACGGGGGCAACACGGGCAACTCCACCGTCACCGGATACCGCACCGGCCCTGACGGACGCCTCGCCCTCACCAATGACGTCGGCATCGCCACGCCTCCCTCGGCCAAGTCCCAGGGTGTCATCGATCTGGCGGTGACCGAGGACGAGAGGTTCCTGTACGTGCAGAACGCCGTCTCCGGCACGGTCGACGGCTTCCGCGTCGGCCGGAACGGCTCGCTCACCAAGGTCACCACCGCCACCGGACTGCCCGCCTTCGCCGAGTCCGGCATGGAGGGCATCGCCGCGGTGTAA
- a CDS encoding metalloregulator ArsR/SmtB family transcription factor, with translation MGDPARKSALYDAFAHTGKALSSGKRLELLDLLAQGERTVDALAKAAGLNLTTASAHLQTLKQAGLVSTRRDGVRIHYRLAGDDVSALYALLRRVAQTHQAGVEAARIAYLGDDQPEEVGREELLARAQAGEVVVLDVRPAEEYAAGHIPGALSIPVEELADRIAELPVGTEVVAYCRGEYCVMAHDAVRLLNTRGRRAVRLSDGMLEWRLAEMPVAIGEAA, from the coding sequence ATGGGAGACCCCGCGCGCAAGTCGGCGCTGTACGACGCCTTCGCCCACACCGGCAAGGCGCTGAGCAGCGGGAAGCGACTGGAACTGCTCGACCTGCTGGCCCAGGGCGAGCGCACCGTCGACGCCCTCGCCAAGGCGGCCGGGCTGAACCTGACCACCGCCTCCGCGCATCTGCAGACCCTCAAGCAGGCGGGGCTGGTGTCCACCCGCCGCGACGGCGTACGCATCCACTACCGGCTGGCCGGCGACGACGTCTCCGCCCTGTACGCCCTGCTGCGCCGGGTCGCCCAGACCCACCAGGCAGGCGTCGAGGCCGCCCGCATCGCCTACCTCGGCGACGACCAGCCGGAGGAAGTCGGGCGCGAGGAGTTGCTGGCCCGTGCGCAGGCGGGCGAGGTCGTCGTCCTGGACGTGCGTCCGGCCGAGGAGTACGCCGCCGGGCACATCCCCGGTGCCCTCTCCATCCCGGTCGAGGAACTCGCCGACCGCATCGCCGAGTTGCCCGTCGGTACCGAGGTCGTCGCCTACTGCCGCGGCGAGTACTGCGTCATGGCCCACGACGCCGTGCGGCTGCTCAACACCCGCGGGCGGCGAGCTGTGCGGCTGTCCGACGGCATGCTGGAGTGGCGCCTCGCCGAGATGCCGGTAGCCATCGGCGAAGCCGCGTGA
- a CDS encoding DUF4142 domain-containing protein: MRIPRTPGAIFMSGGLLMTVVALAYPAMLGVEKTATSTERIIASTPFGPLTEADRDFVIKVRSAGLWEYPLGEMAMERGTTPEMKEAGEHLVVGHAGLDEMCRRIAPELGITLNNQASPQQQQFVATVDAATGKEFDSTAVQIMRVTHGQIFPAIAKIRASTRNTLVRQLADLANDTVLDHITVLEKTGLVNHENVNYQQTNPPKLPKDQATPPVPQPGAPMVVLTPRPDLDVNTAAPTAPPSPSASPSTGEK; this comes from the coding sequence ATGCGCATCCCACGTACCCCAGGAGCCATCTTCATGAGCGGAGGCCTCCTGATGACCGTCGTCGCACTCGCCTACCCCGCCATGCTGGGTGTCGAGAAGACGGCCACCTCGACCGAGCGCATCATCGCCAGCACGCCGTTCGGTCCGTTGACGGAGGCCGACCGTGACTTCGTGATCAAGGTGCGCTCGGCGGGGCTCTGGGAGTATCCGCTGGGCGAGATGGCCATGGAGCGCGGTACGACCCCGGAGATGAAGGAGGCAGGCGAGCATCTGGTCGTCGGGCACGCCGGTCTCGACGAGATGTGCCGCAGGATCGCCCCGGAGCTGGGCATCACGCTCAACAACCAGGCGAGTCCGCAACAGCAGCAGTTCGTGGCCACCGTGGACGCGGCCACCGGCAAGGAGTTCGACTCGACCGCCGTGCAGATCATGCGCGTCACGCACGGCCAGATCTTCCCGGCCATCGCCAAGATCCGCGCCAGTACCCGCAACACCCTGGTGCGCCAGCTCGCCGATCTCGCCAACGACACCGTGCTCGACCACATCACCGTGCTGGAGAAGACCGGTCTGGTCAATCACGAGAACGTCAACTACCAGCAGACCAACCCCCCGAAGCTGCCCAAGGACCAGGCCACCCCGCCCGTGCCCCAGCCGGGCGCTCCCATGGTCGTCCTGACCCCGCGCCCGGACCTGGACGTCAACACCGCCGCACCGACCGCTCCCCCCAGCCCGTCTGCGTCGCCGTCCACCGGGGAGAAGTGA